In Naumovozyma castellii chromosome 1, complete genome, one DNA window encodes the following:
- the POL2 gene encoding DNA polymerase epsilon catalytic subunit (ancestral locus Anc_1.94) yields MFGKNRNKGFTTARYVHSNSNNSISNNYALTAQQLMQASRVDDIDTMMGFERYTAPQFNGKIDPEHLDSVPGRVGWLLNMHPTIISQEIMTGTTNGKSDGNLSGGIAGVDYYFLDEEGGSFKSTITYDPYFFISCIDDSMINDVEEFIKKYLENCLKSCSIIMKDDLKMDNHLLGLKKTLIKLEFVNSNQLFEARKLLKPILTDNENNKIQRNVYDKNRTNNNNNNNESTPSVADAKQFIEDIREYDVPYHVRVSIDKDIRIGKWYKVTAGGFFEYVEKVAFADPVVLAFDIETTKAPLKFPDSAVDQVMMISYMIDGEGFLITNREIISEDIEDFEYTPRPEYEGQFTIFNEVDEKALLERFFEHIREVRPTVISTFNGDFFDWPFVETRAKIHGLDMFDEIGFAPDAEGEYKSSYCCHMDCYRWVKRDSYLPQGSQGLKAVTQAKLGYNPIELDPELMTPYAYEKPQHLSEYSVSDAVATYYLYMKYVHPFIFSLCTIIPLNPDETLRKGTGTLCEMLLMVQAYKGRILLPNKHTDPIERFYDGHLLESETYVGGHVESLEAGVFRSDINSKFKVDPTVIDELLEDLPYALKFCIETENKANFDDVTNFDDIKDQITEKLLDLKNNPKRDEKPLIYHVDVASMYPNIMTTNRLQPDSIKTERDCASCDFNRPGKTCARKLKWAWRGEFYPAKMDEYNMIKRALQNETFPNKNKFSKKEFLTFDELSYTDQVAHIKKRLTEYSRKVYHRVKVSEIVEREAIVCQRENPFYVDTVRGFRDRRYEFKGLAKTWKAKMKNIDPSDKHAKDEANKMVVLYDSLQLAHKVILNSFYGYVMRKGSRWYSMEMAGITCLTGATIIQMARSVVERVGRPLELDTDGIWCIIPSSFPDTYFFELSNGKKLFLSYPCSMLNYRVHQQFTNHQYQTLVDPVKHRYETHSENSIFFEVDGPYRAMVLPTSKEEGKGIKKRYAVFNNDGTLAELKGFELKRRGELQLIKNFQSDIFKVFLEGTSLDECYGSVANVANRWLDVLDTKGSMLEDEDLIALICENRSMSKTLKEYEGQKSTSITTAKRLGDFLGEDMVKDKGLQCKYIISTKPYNAPVTERAIPVAIFSTDISIKRLFLRRWTLDPTLEDFDIRTIIDWNYYRERLASTIQKIITIPAALQDVANPVPRVEHPDWLKKKIAIRDDKFKQTSLNRFFSKAEAAPKFGHIKDIEDLFTNQEDNEGENLKIARTTSRQTKGKGKGKRRRDQKAAEEHSLVLPTEKPSMEDDYAAWLNYEKIKWKIQARDRKRRTQLFGNNSTSTERSAFGNMIRKQAETYANSTWEIIQYKDSGQPGILEVYASIDGRIQTINIKVPKVIYMKFKTDTLPVGKIKHCKIEKSNSVLPNIAKLNDANTNNLFKLTLPESTYLEEMEDIGSIFNDVNVLGIFEGNIPAQQRAIMELGSSIGFKTNAVGSLGKGIQNGFDMKNLRAADNERYLHRFHLPVGYMLHSTTSINYEFFTIFKSWENTISILVLKPSTQAQEINQVMMDQVYSELYKSRGDKIRKFTHLADVKEDASFEFSYFDDIAKLYRRLSQDISKIKEEKGQQFLFLLQSPYPKKIMKSVKYLNQIPVVELASNELALPQLNWQGVLIKKIVNHLLSCGSWVSHLITLSQYSNIPIGNLNLDNMSYVIDMIYVRRLKNEGIVLWWNENIPLPDHGGVQNDFDLNTSDMMNDLSFPELNQPNIYDNAVLEIEIGNLTVNTVLGSTLINEAEGSDLANNGSSGFDDNKNSNAFVEDAFSGAALSVLRNMLKEWWDQALKENSTADLLVNSFVNWSQNPTSKLFDGSLRYHIQNLTKKSLLQLMNEFNTLGSNVIYADRNKLLVKTTKFSPENCYAYSNYMIKAIRTTPMFSYLDLNIVRYWDILIWMNKYNFSGIACLEIEEKDKQDLHAYSHWQIKKFLPPIFQPEFDDWMMIILDSMVKTKEHYLEVNTGTQRATQLLPIKARDQKDDDESSLSTFTEHFARPLLKRVKKLFKNQQEFILDPHYAADYEFPILPGSYLMMKNPLLELVKSLCHVMLLSKKTTIEVRELRKELLTIFDIKEFAKISEFKDPSSSLDITGFLCEYCSHFSDLDFCKSDPATIFNCEKCHKEFNKLLLQEHLVQKLYGEIESYLTQDLCCSKCNKIKQDYMSTHCQCSGSWKGSISQDSVTKMIEVYKQVAGYYEFEVLTNALEELF; encoded by the coding sequence ATGTTTGGGAAGAATAGGAATAAAGGTTTTACGACAGCAAGATATGTCcattccaattcaaataattcaatatcaaataattatgCCTTAACCGCGCAACAATTAATGCAAGCATCAAGAGTCGATGATATAGACACTATGATGGGGTTCGAAAGGTACACAGCACCTCAATTCAACGGAAAAATTGATCCAGAACATTTAGATTCTGTTCCTGGGAGAGTTGGTTGGTTACTTAATATGCATCCCACAATTATTTCACAGGAAATCATGACAGGTACCACTAATGGAAAGTCGGATGGGAACTTAAGTGGTGGGATTGCTGGTGTGGATTATTACTTtttagatgaagaaggtggAAGTTTCAAATCTACGATTACTTATGAtccttatttttttatatctTGCATTGATGATTCTATGATTAATGATGTGGAAGAAtttataaagaaatacCTGGAGAATTGTCTGAAATCTTGCTCTATTATAATGAAGGATGATCTAAAGATGGATAATCATTTATTAGGGTTGAAGAAGACTTTGATCAAATTAGAATTCGTCAATTCTAATCAATTATTCGAGGCAAGAAAATTACTGAAACCTATATTGACGGACAATGAAAATAACAAGATACAAAGAAACGTTTACGACAAGAATagaacaaataataataataacaataatgaatcGACGCCGTCTGTTGCAGACGCTAAACAATTTATAGAAGACATTAGAGAATATGATGTACCTTACCATGTTAGAGTATCGATTGATAAAGATATTCGTATAGGTAAATGGTATAAAGTAACGGCAGGTggattttttgaatatgtGGAAAAAGTTGCATTTGCAGATCCAGTGGTGTTGGCATTCGATATAGAAACTACAAAGGCTCCATTAAAATTTCCTGACTCTGCTGTAGATCAGGTTATGATGATTTCCTATATGATCGATGGAGAAGGTTTCTTGATTACTAACAGAGAAATTATATCGGAGGATATCGAGGATTTCGAATATACACCAAGACCTGAATATGAAGGACaatttacaattttcaatgaagtAGATGAAAAGGCTCTTCTGGAAAGATTTTTTGAACATATTCGAGAAGTACGACCTACTGTCATTTCTACTTTTAACGGTGACTTCTTCGATTGGCCTTTTGTTGAAACAAGAGCCAAGATACATGGATTAGATATGTTTGACGAAATTGGGTTTGCTCCCGATGCAGAAGGTGAATATAAATCTTCATATTGTTGTCATATGGATTGTTATCGTTGGGTGAAGCGTGATTCTTACTTACCACAAGGTTCACAAGGTTTGAAGGCAGTGACGCAGGCTAAGTTAGGATACAATCCCATCGAATTAGACCCAGAGCTAATGACGCCATATGCTTACGAAAAACCTCAACATTTATCAGAATATTCTGTCTCAGATGCTGTGGCAACCTATTATCTTTACATGAAATATGTCCATCCATTCATCTTCTCCCTCTGTACGATTATTCCGTTAAACCCAGATGAAACTTTGAGAAAAGGTACTGGTACTTTATGTGAAATGCTATTGATGGTTCAAGCCTACAAAGGTAGAATTTTGCTACCTAATAAACACACTGAtccaattgaaagattttaCGATGGCCATTTGTTAGAATCCGAAACATACGTTGGTGGTCATGTGGAATCTTTGGAAGCTGGTGTATTTAGAAGCGATATCAACAGCAAATTTAAGGTGGATCCAACagttattgatgaattgttaGAGGACCTACCTTATGCCTTGAAGTTTTGTATTGAAACCGAAAATAAAGcaaattttgatgatgTGACGAATTTTGATGATATAAAGGACCAGATCACAGAAAAGCTATTAGATCTGAAAAATAATCCAAAAAGAGACGAGAAGCCATTGATATACCATGTCGATGTGGCGTCAATGTATCCGAATATTATGACAACTAATAGATTGCAACCAGATAGTATTAAGACGGAGCGTGATTGTGCCAGTTGCGATTTTAACAGACCGGGGAAGACGTGTGCCAGAAAGTTAAAATGGGCATGGAGAGGTGAGTTTTATCCAGCAAAGATGGACGAATATAATATGATTAAAAGAGCATTACAAAATGAGACCTTcccaaataaaaataaattttccaaaaaggAATTCCTAacatttgatgaattaagCTATACTGACCAAGTTGCTCACATCAAGAAACGGTTAACTgaatattcaagaaaagtATACCATAGGGTAAAAGTATCAGAAATTGTAGAAAGAGAGGCAATTGTTTGCCAACGAGAAAATCCCTTTTATGTGGACACTGTTCGTGGATTTCGTGACAGAAGATACGAATTCAAAGGTTTAGCCAAGACATGGAAGGCGAAAATGAAGAACATCGATCCATCGGACAAGCATGCAAAGGATGAAGCCAATAAAATGGTAGTTCTATATGACTCACTACAATTGGCCCATAAGGTTATTCTGAATTCTTTCTACGGTTATGTTATGAGAAAAGGGTCACGTTGGTACTCTATGGAAATGGCCGGGATAACGTGTCTTACTGGGGCTacaattattcaaatggCAAGATCAGTTGTTGAGAGGGTTGGTAGACCACTTGAGTTAGATACAGATGGTATTTGGTGTATTATACCAAGTTCGTTTCCAGATACATATTTTTTCGAACTATCTAATGGGAAGAAATTGTTTCTATCATACCCCTGTTCAATGTTAAACTACAGAGTTCACCAACAATTTACAAATCATCAATACCAGACCCTTGTAGATCCTGTGAAACACAGATATGAAACACACAGTGAGAATtctattttctttgaagttgatgGTCCTTATAGGGCCATGGTTTTACCGACatcaaaagaagaaggaaaaggtattaagaaaagatatGCGGTGttcaataatgatggaACTTTGGCAGAACTAAAAGGTTTTGAACTAAAAAGACGTGGTGAATTACAATtaatcaaaaattttcaaagtgatattttcaaagtATTCCTTGAAGGTACTAGTCTAGATGAATGTTACGGTTCTGTTGCAAATGTAGCCAATAGATGGTTGGATGTATTAGATACAAAAGGTTCAATGctagaagatgaagatttaatCGCATTGATTTGTGAAAATAGAAGCATGTCAAAAACCCTTAAAGAATACGAAGGTCAAAAATCAACATCCATTACTACTGCAAAAAGATTAGGTGACTTTTTAGGTGAAGATATGGTTAAAGACAAGGGTTTACAATGTAAATACATTATTAGTACCAAACCTTACAATGCCCCTGTCACGGAACGTGCCATCCCTGTCGCAATATTTTCTACCGACATCAGCATTAAACGTCTGTTCTTGAGGCGTTGGACATTAGACCCTACGTTAGAGGATTTTGATATCAGAACAATTATTGattggaattattataGAGAAAGATTAGCATCTACcattcaaaaaattatcaCGATACCGGCAGCTTTACAAGATGTAGCAAACCCAGTTCCTAGAGTGGAACACCCTGATTggttaaagaagaaaattgcCATCAGAgatgataaattcaaacaaaCATCATTAAATCGTTTCTTCTCCAAGGCGGAAGCCGCCCCAAAATTTGGCCATatcaaagatattgaagatcttTTCACAAATCaagaagataatgaagGTGAAAACCTTAAAATTGCAAGGACTACCTCAAGACAGACTAAAGGTAAAGGAAAAGgtaaaagaagaagggaTCAAAAAGCTGCCGAGGAACATTCATTAGTGCTACCTACGGAGAAACCGTCAATGGAGGATGATTATGCTGCATGGTTAAACTATGAAAAGATAAAATGGAAAATCCAAGCCAGGGACAGAAAACGTAGAACACAGTTATTCGGTAATAATTCCACATCCACAGAAAGAAGTGCGTTTGGAAATATGATTAGGAAACAAGCTGAGACATATGCTAATTCAACATGGgaaataatacaatataAGGACTCAGGCCAACCTGGTATTCTAGAGGTGTATGCATCAATAGATGGAAGAATACAAACAATCAACATTAAAGTCCCTAAGgttatatatatgaaatttAAAACAGACACGTTACCTGTTGGAAAAATAAAGCACTGCAAAATAGAGAAATCTAATTCAGTCTTGCCAAATATTGCTAAATTGAATGATGCAAATACAAATaatctcttcaaattgACTCTTCCTGAATCAACttatcttgaagaaatggaagataTTGGAagtattttcaatgatgtAAATGTTTTAGGTATATTTGAAGGTAATATTCCTGCGCAACAAAGAGCAATAATGGAATTAGGTTCATCAATTGGTTTCAAGACGAATGCTGTAGGTTCTTTAGGAAAAGGTATTCAGAATGGGTTTGatatgaaaaatttacGTGCAGcagataatgaaagatATCTACATCGTTTCCATCTACCTGTAGGATATATGCTACATTCTACGACAAGTATTAattatgaatttttcacaaTTTTTAAATCTTGGGAAAACACTATCTCAATTTTGGTTTTAAAACCTTCCACGCAAGCTCAGGAGATTAATCAAGTAATGATGGATCAAGTGTATTCTGAGCTGTATAAATCAAGGGGTGATAAGATTAGAAAATTTACTCACTTAGCCGACGTCAAAGAAGATGCAAGTTTCGAGTTCAGCtattttgatgatattgcAAAGTTATATAGAAGACTATCCCAAGACATCTCTAAGATAAAGGAGGAAAAAGGACAACagtttttgtttcttttaCAATCACCATATCCCAAGAAGATCATGAAATCAGTGAAGTATTTAAATCAAATCCCTGTTGTAGAATTAGCTTCAAATGAATTGGCCCTGCCACAATTAAACTGGCAAGGGGTTCTGATTAAGAAGATTGTCAATCATCTCCTCTCTTGTGGTTCATGGGTTTCTCATCTTATTACACTGTCGCAATATAGCAATATCCCAATTGgtaatttaaatttggataatatGAGTTATGTTATTGATATGATATACGTGAGAAGGTTGAAGAATGAAGGCATTGTACTTTGGTGGAATGAGAATATACCGCTTCCCGACCATGGTGGTGTTCAAAATGATTTTGACCTGAATACTTCAGATATGATGAATGATTTATCGTTTCCAGAGTTGAACCAACCAAATATTTATGATAATGCTGTTCtcgaaattgaaattggtaatTTAACTGTGAATACTGTGCTAGGGTCAACTTTGATAAATGAAGCCGAAGGTAGTGACCTTGCAAATAATGGTTCTTCAGGGTTCGATGATAACAAAAATAGTAATGCATTTGTCGAAGACGCCTTCTCAGGAGCTGCATTATCAGTATTGAGAAATATGTTGAAGGAATGGTGGGACCAGGCCTTAAAGGAGAATTCTACAGCAGATTTATTAGTCAATTCATTTGTGAATTGGTCACAGAATCCAACCTCCAAATTATTCGATGGTTCCTTAAGAtatcatattcaaaatttgacTAAAAAATCATTActtcaattgatgaatgaatttaataCTCTAGGTTCAAACGTGATCTACGCTGATAGAAATAAGTTACTGGTCAAAACCACTAAATTTTCACCTGAAAATTGTTATGCATACAGTAACTATATGATAAAGGCCATTAGAACGACGCCAATGTTCAGCTATcttgatttgaatattgttcGTTATTGGGATATTTTAATATGgatgaataaatataacTTTAGTGGTATTGCCTGCTTGgagattgaagaaaaggataaACAGGATTTACATGCATATTCTCATTGGCagattaagaaatttttaCCGCCCATCTTCCAAcctgaatttgatgattgGATGATGATTATCTTAGATAGTATGGTAAAGACTAAAGAACATTATTTGGAAGTTAACACGGGTACCCAAAGAGCAACTCAACTGTTACCAATCAAGGCGCGTGACCagaaagatgatgatgaatccTCTCTTTCCACATTCACGGAACATTTTGCTCGACCATTACTTAAGAGAGTCAAAAAGTTATTTAAGAATCAACAAGAATTTATCTTAGATCCGCACTATGCAGCAGATTACGAATTCCCAATTTTACCTGGTTCATAtctaatgatgaaaaatccTCTGTTAGAATTAGTGAAATCACTTTGTCATGTCATGTTACTATCGAAAAAGACTACAATTGAAGTGAGAGAATTGAGAAAAGAGTTATTAACAATCTTTgatattaaagaatttgcGAAAATATCTGAATTCAAGGATCCAAGTAGCAGCCTAGATATTACTGGGTTCTTATGTGAATATTGTTCTCATTTCTCAGATCTTGACTTTTGTAAATCAGATCCAGCTACTATATTTAACTGTGAAAAATGTCATAAGGAATTCAACAAATTATTGCTACAGGAGCACTTGGTTCAAAAGTTATATGGCGAGATTGAATCATATTTGACGCAAGATCTATGTTGTTCCAAATGcaataaaattaaacaagAT